The following are encoded in a window of Sminthopsis crassicaudata isolate SCR6 chromosome 3, ASM4859323v1, whole genome shotgun sequence genomic DNA:
- the ZBTB38 gene encoding LOW QUALITY PROTEIN: zinc finger and BTB domain-containing protein 38 (The sequence of the model RefSeq protein was modified relative to this genomic sequence to represent the inferred CDS: inserted 2 bases in 2 codons; deleted 2 bases in 1 codon) has product MTVMSHSKDLKDDFHSDTVLSILNEQRIRGILCDVTIIVEDTKFKAHSNVLAASSLYFKNIFWSRTICISSHVLELDDLKAEVFTEILNYIYSSTVVVKRQETVTDLAAAGKKLGISFLEDLTDSNFSNSPGPYVFCITEKGVVKEEKNEKLSDEPTITNGPRITNAFSIFETENNNNMFSPLDLRASFKKVSDSMRTPNFGLERNDGCNEAEPVRTLAEHSYAVPSAMDTFQGRPSYESAASPSYVRSEEQCDGGPAKTQTCRTPKTPPRPQASSSAVQXIAPPKGPSTEVHQEKTPEPAITSVSDSHKNQEDNXFSREDENPPANIPDPPPLPPPPSVYDCTFCSKSFENQALLESHLQLHTKSQDAFMCKYCDKQFTTSNRLDKHEQICMNSDRPPFPGGNQATFSAPDGKTEMQSAENKMGEHSGTSRALADVEHTVKVVDGQVLYTCVVCKRSYVTISSLRRHANVHSWRRTYPCHYCSKVFALAEYRTRHEIWHTGERRYQCIFCLETFMTYYILKNHQKSFHAIDHRLPVNKKTANGGLKPNIYPYKLYRLLPMKCKRAPYKSYKTTSYENPPENSQPAEAAPSSCIIKNPRSSELTTLTFQDNVNMLSDSTAALPSAPLSKETQQATDSQNGASWGGGGGGGEEEGGGGGGLLSPVKNSFIPAEKPVPTGGKSLTSGSQGGGDMTIPSYSNVSENATSVISYSSSAPSVIVHSSRVSSVIMHSNAVAAMTSSNSIPSSPAANHSPGDDSKHVENLGKVPGKVKSLKEKKKIAPYNRAETLEEAKYAASSGAPLSKSTSTVEETSKTETYIAKPALPGTSTNSNVAPLCQITVKIGNEAIVKRHILGSKLFYKRGRRSKHETQEESTFQESVTEPKERSPARRSRTECVEMSEMFDEGSDQDSTDKPWRPYYNYKPKKKSKQLKKMKKVKWKKRHGRRSPSSEHVNSSDIDSAVKKSPKEKVTEGEENKEMPNLHCELCIGDKACPGHQGQTHWHHTPSKPHICELCQKQFQSPSNLKMHMRCHTGEKPYACKTCGRCFSVQGNLQKHERIHLGVKEFVCQYCNKAFTLNETLKIHERIHTGEKRYRCQFCLQSFLYLSTKRNHEQKHIHEHNGKGYACFQCPKICKTAAALGMHQKKHLFKSPNPSEKKEGGGNETPKSLESQHFTDSAGNKMKETLHTMSEDVLL; this is encoded by the exons ATGACAGTCATGTCCCACTCAAAGGACCTCAAAGATGACTTTCACAGTGACACAGTGCTCTCCATCTTAAATGAGCAACGAATTCGGGGAATTTTATGTGATGTCACTATCATCGTGGAGGACACCAAATTTAAAGCCCACAGCAATGTCCTGGCAGCGTCAAgcctttatttcaaaaatatattttggagtcGTACTATCTGCATTTCCAGTCACGTCCTGGAGTTGGATGACCTAAAGGCTGAAGTGTTTACAGAAATACTTAATTATATCTACAGTTCCACAGTTGTTGTGAAGAGACAGGAAACAGTGACTGATCTTGCAGCTGCAGGAAAGAAGCTGGGAATATCATTTCTGGAAGATCTTACAGATAGCAATTTCTCAAACTCTCCAGGTCCCTATGTATTTTGCATCACAGAGAAGGGTGTggttaaggaagaaaagaatgaaaaactatcTGATGAACCAACTATTACCAATGGACCAAGGATCACGAATGCATTTTCCATCTTCGAAacggaaaataataacaatatgttTTCTCCCCTGGATTTGAGGGCGAGTTTC AAAAAGGTCTCGGATTCAATGAGAACACCCAACTTTGGTTTAGAAAGGAATGATGGCTGCAATGAGGCTGAACCTGTCAGGACACTAGCTGAACATTCCTACGCCGTCCCATCAGCAATGGATACTTTTCAAGGCCGTCCTTCATACGAGTCCGCTGCCAGCCCATCTTATGTGAGAAGTGAAGAGCAATGTGATGGGGGGCCAGCAAAGACACAGACATGCAGGACTCCCAAGACACCCCCAAGACCCCAAGCTTCCAGTTCAGCAGTGC AAATAGCACCCCCTAAAGGACCCAGTACAGAGGTTCATCAAGAAAAAACCCCAGAACCAGCCATTACTTCCGTTTCAGATTCTCACAAGAATCAAGAAGACA cattttccagggaagatgaAAATCCACCTGCTAACATTCCTGA tcctcctcctcttcctccacctccttctGTTTATGACTGCACTTTTTGCTCCAAATCATTTGAAAATCAGGCTTTACTGGAGTCCCACCTGCAGCTCCACACAAAGTCTCAGGATGCTTTCATGTGCAAATACTGCGACAAACAATTTACTACTTCCAACAGATTGGACAAGCATGAGCAGATCTGTATGAACTCGGACCGTCCCCCTTTTCCTGGTGGAAACCAAGCGACCTTTTCAGCtccagatggaaaaactgaaatgCAGTCGGCTGAGAATAAGATGGGAGAACATTCGGGCACAAGCCGGGCCTTGGCAGACGTAGAGCACACGGTGAAGGTTGTGGATGGGCAAGTACTCTACACGTGTGTCGTGTGCAAGCGGAGCTACGTAACTATATCCAGCCTCCGAAGACACGCCAATGTCCACTCATGGAGGAGAACCTACCCCTGTCACTACTGCAGCAAAGTGTTTGCTCTGGCAGAATACAGGACCAGGCATGAAATCTGGCACACCGGAGAGAGGCGCTATCAGTGCATCTTCTGCCTGGAGACTTTCATGACTTACTATATCCTCAAGAACCATCAGAAATCCTTCCATGCGATTGACCATCGGCTCCCTGTGAATAAGAAGACGGCCAACGGAGGCCTGAAGCCCAACATCTACCCTTATAAGCTTTACAGACTGCTGCCTATGAAATGCAAAAGGGCTCCCTATAAGAGCTACAAAACTACATCCTATGAAAATCCACCAGAAAACAGCCAGCCTGCTGAGGCTGCTCCAAGTTCCTGCATTATTAAGAATCCAAGAAGCTCTGAATTGACTACTTTGACTTTCCAAGACAATGTGAATATGCTGTCAGATAGTACAGCTGCTTTACCCAGTGCCCCTTTGAGTAAAGAAACCCAACAAGCTACAGATTCTCAAAATGGAGCCtcatggggaggaggaggaggaggaggagaagaggaaggaggaggaggaggagggctgcTGAGCCCTGTTAAAAATAGCTTTATTCCTGCGGAGAAGCCAGTTCCCACAGGGGGAAAAAGTCTCACTTCTGGCTCACAGGGAGGAGGTGACATGACAATTCCATCCTACAGTAATGTCAGCGAAAATGCCACGTCGGTCATCAGCTACAGCAGTTCGGCTCCATCTGTCATTGTTCACAGCAGCCGGGTTTCTTCAGTGATAATGCACAGTAATGCAGTCGCTGCCATGACGAGCAGCAACTCCATCCCTTCAAGTCCTGCTGCTAACCATTCCCCAGGAGATGACAGCAAGCACGTGGAGAACCTCGGCAAAGTCCCCGGCAAGGTCAAAAgcctgaaagagaagaaaaaaatcgcCCCCTACAACAGGGCAGAAACACTCGAGGAGGCAAAATATGCCGCAAGTTCTGGAGCTCCTTTGAGTAAAAGCACTAGTACTGTTGAGGAAACCAGTAAAACTGAAACATATATTGCAAAACCCGCCTTGCCTGGAACATCGACCAACAGTAATGTTGCACCTCTCTGCCAGATAACGGTCAAAATTGGGAATGAGGCAATCGTGAAGAGACACATTCTAGGGTCCAAACTATTTTATAAAAGGGGGAGAAGATCCAAACATGAGACGCAGGAAGAGAGTACATTTCAAGAAAGCGTAACTGAACCAAAAGAGAGAAGCCCAGCCAGACGGAGCCGAACCGAATGTGTGGAAATGAGTGAAATGTTTGATGAAGGGAGTGACCAGGATTCCACAGACAAGCCGTGGCGCCCATATTACAATTACAAACCCAAGAAGAAATCCAAACAattaaagaagatgaagaaggtcAAATGGAAGAAAAGACATGGACGCAGGAGCCCAAGCAGCGAACACGTGAACTCAAGTGACATCGACTCTGCTGTGAAAAAGAGCCCGAAGGAAAAAGTCactgaaggagaagaaaataaagagatgcCCAATCTTCACTGTGAGCTTTGTATTGGGGATAAAGCATGTCCTGGACACCAGGGGCAGACCCACTGGCACCATACCCCATCCAAGCCTCACATTTGTGAACTGTGCCAAAAGCAATTCCAGAGCCCTTCCAATCTCAAAATGCACATGAGGtgtcacactggagagaagccttatgctTGCAAAACATGTGGAAGGTGTTTTTCAGTTCAGGGGAACTTACAGAAACACGAACGCATTCATCTTGGGGTCAAAGAATTCGTCTGTCAGTATTGCAATAAGGCGTTCACTTTAAATGAAACCCTCAAAATCCATGAAAGAATCCACACAGGTGAGAAACGCTATCGCTGTCAGTTCTGTTTGCAGAGCTTTCTGTATCTGTCCACCAAAAGGAATCATGAGCAGAAGCACATCCATGAGCATAATGGAAAGGGCTATGCCTGTTTTCAGTGCCCCAAAATTTGCAAAACAGCAGCTGCCCTGGGGATGCaccaaaagaaacatttattcaaaAGTCCCAATCCTTCCGAGAAAAAAGAGGGTGGGGGCAATGAAACCCCTAAGTCTTTGGAGAGTCAACACTTCACTGACTCAGCTGGAAACAAAATGAAGGAAACCCTACACACTATGTCTGAAGATGTTCTTCTTTGA